A portion of the Candidatus Neptunochlamydia vexilliferae genome contains these proteins:
- a CDS encoding class I fructose-bisphosphate aldolase, translated as MSISKIEKLLGDKARSLLGYKCQTVDKGRLHLPGPDWVDRIFAPTDRSIRVLQNLEAILGHGRLANTGYLSILPVDQGIEHTAGASFTPNPDYFDPENIVKLAIEGGCNAVATTLGVLGSVARKYAHKIPFVLKFNHNELLSYPNTYDQIPFASIHQAYEMGCRAVGATIYFGSPESDRQIVEVAQAFEQAHELGMVTILWCYLRNSAFKTDKEDYHTAADLTGQANHLGVTIQADIIKQKAPTCNGGFKAIKFGKQTEKMYTELSEDHPIALTRYQVINNYMGRMGLINSGGASGENDLAAAVETAVVNKRAGGMGLISGRKAFQRPMREGIELLHAIQDVYLCKDVTVA; from the coding sequence ATGTCGATTTCGAAGATTGAAAAACTACTTGGAGATAAAGCAAGATCCCTTCTTGGTTATAAGTGTCAGACCGTTGATAAGGGGAGGCTCCACCTTCCAGGACCCGACTGGGTCGACCGGATCTTTGCCCCTACCGACCGTTCTATCCGAGTTCTTCAGAATCTGGAGGCAATCTTAGGGCATGGCCGCTTAGCAAATACCGGCTATCTCTCAATTCTCCCTGTTGACCAGGGGATTGAGCATACTGCTGGAGCTTCTTTTACCCCAAACCCCGACTATTTTGATCCCGAAAACATCGTCAAGCTGGCGATCGAAGGGGGGTGTAACGCTGTGGCAACGACCCTGGGAGTCCTTGGTTCTGTGGCGCGCAAATATGCCCACAAAATTCCCTTTGTCCTGAAATTTAACCATAACGAGCTCCTTTCCTACCCCAATACCTATGATCAGATTCCCTTTGCCTCGATCCACCAGGCCTATGAAATGGGATGCCGCGCCGTTGGAGCGACCATCTACTTTGGTTCGCCTGAAAGTGACCGGCAGATCGTCGAGGTGGCGCAGGCTTTCGAGCAGGCCCATGAGCTCGGGATGGTGACGATTCTTTGGTGTTATCTCCGTAACTCTGCCTTTAAGACCGATAAAGAGGACTACCACACCGCAGCCGACCTGACCGGTCAGGCGAACCATCTGGGTGTGACCATTCAAGCCGATATCATCAAACAAAAAGCGCCCACCTGCAACGGAGGGTTTAAAGCGATCAAGTTTGGCAAGCAGACGGAGAAGATGTACACCGAGCTCTCTGAAGATCACCCCATAGCGCTGACCCGTTACCAGGTGATCAACAACTACATGGGGCGGATGGGGCTGATTAACTCTGGGGGCGCCTCTGGAGAAAATGACCTAGCTGCTGCTGTCGAAACCGCGGTCGTTAACAAGCGAGCAGGAGGAATGGGACTTATCTCAGGCCGTAAAGCCTTCCAGCGTCCCATGCGCGAAGGGATCGAGCTCCTCCATGCCATCCAAGACGTCTACCTCTGCAAAGACGTGACTGTTGCCTAA
- a CDS encoding ABC transporter permease: MKESDTLISPSLPMADAIPEKGISYWKDAWIRLRANRAAIFGLVVLTTLLLAAIIVPFFTSHTYYETHLQLKNKAPCSKFWFGTDELGRDLFTRIWWGARISLFMGISAAVIDMAIGVFYGAFAGMAGGKTEEFMMRVTDILYSLPHLLIVILLMVIMKPGVLTIIIALTITGWINMARIVRAQILQIKQNDFVIAAHMLGAGRWRVLFRHLIPNALGSIITTMTLTIPAAIFMEAFLSFLGLGVQAPIASWGTMASDGLSALRYYPWRLFFPAGFISITMLSLNLLGDGVRDAFDPRLRR, translated from the coding sequence ATGAAAGAAAGTGACACATTGATCTCCCCTTCTCTTCCTATGGCAGATGCGATTCCTGAAAAGGGTATCTCTTACTGGAAAGATGCTTGGATCCGCCTCCGCGCTAACCGGGCGGCTATTTTTGGTTTGGTCGTCTTAACCACCCTCCTTTTGGCAGCCATTATTGTCCCTTTCTTCACCAGCCATACCTATTATGAAACCCACCTTCAGCTAAAAAATAAGGCCCCTTGCTCCAAGTTTTGGTTTGGAACCGATGAGCTCGGCCGGGACCTTTTCACCCGGATTTGGTGGGGAGCTCGCATCTCCCTCTTCATGGGAATTTCAGCTGCGGTGATCGACATGGCAATCGGTGTTTTCTATGGCGCTTTTGCAGGAATGGCAGGGGGAAAGACCGAAGAATTTATGATGCGGGTGACCGATATCCTCTACTCCCTTCCCCACCTTTTGATCGTCATCCTTCTCATGGTAATCATGAAACCGGGGGTTCTCACCATTATTATTGCCTTAACGATTACAGGATGGATCAATATGGCCCGGATCGTCCGCGCCCAAATTTTGCAGATTAAGCAAAATGATTTTGTGATCGCCGCTCACATGTTAGGAGCGGGGCGTTGGCGGGTCCTCTTCCGCCACCTTATCCCCAACGCCCTTGGATCGATCATCACCACGATGACCCTCACCATTCCTGCCGCTATTTTTATGGAGGCTTTTTTAAGCTTTTTGGGGCTTGGCGTTCAGGCCCCCATTGCGAGCTGGGGAACGATGGCAAGCGATGGCCTCTCAGCCCTTCGCTACTACCCCTGGCGCCTCTTTTTTCCCGCTGGCTTTATTAGCATCACGATGCTTTCTCTCAACCTTTTGGGAGATGGGGTGCGTGACGCGTTTGACCCGAGGCTCCGCAGATGA
- a CDS encoding Npt1/Npt2 family nucleotide transporter, whose product MQVASEDSWIKKLWPVQRFEHKKVVPLLFLKFLASLVYATLTCMKDSLIVTANHSGAEVIPVLKGWIVFPLSLLCAIAYSKLSNHYKRSTLFYGIITFFLVIVAVYGFFLYPNADLLSPHASADRLTSIIGAKYTHWVSVYRNWIHALFFVTAELWAQVVIFILYWGFANHICQVKEAKRTYTLFIAAGDLATIIAGPLVLYYVGRFTGGDFARTLQTLISYILAAGGLILVTYWWMNKYVLSDKRYYDPAVTKQSLNAKTKLTLRKSIKHIFSSKYLLCIAVLVIGCALTINMVEVTWKAHLKALYPTTADYLAFTSKATTIVGVAALLTVLLLGGSFLRRFGWHFSAQIAPITIGATGAVFFVLSYFRDSLGPLASFFGTTPLMILVLVGAFQSITSKVVKYSFFDSTKEMAYIPLDPESKVKGKAAIDMVGSRLGKSSSSWLQVGLMSVMGTGSVLLITPYLIPIVLGMSLYWSYSARYLSKELSAKEEALADTPSSQEEETPAPA is encoded by the coding sequence ATGCAAGTAGCCTCAGAAGATTCTTGGATTAAAAAACTCTGGCCTGTTCAACGCTTTGAACATAAGAAGGTCGTTCCCCTCCTTTTTCTCAAATTTCTCGCTTCCCTCGTTTATGCGACCCTGACCTGCATGAAGGATAGCCTCATCGTCACCGCCAACCATTCGGGTGCCGAAGTGATCCCCGTTTTAAAGGGATGGATCGTCTTTCCCCTTTCCTTGCTTTGCGCCATTGCCTACTCGAAGCTGAGCAACCATTATAAGCGCTCTACCCTTTTCTATGGGATCATCACCTTCTTCCTCGTTATTGTCGCTGTCTATGGCTTCTTCCTCTACCCCAATGCCGATCTTTTAAGCCCGCACGCCTCTGCCGACCGACTCACCTCGATCATCGGAGCCAAATATACCCACTGGGTCTCGGTCTACCGCAACTGGATCCATGCCCTCTTCTTTGTCACGGCAGAGCTCTGGGCACAGGTGGTTATCTTTATCCTCTACTGGGGATTTGCAAACCACATTTGCCAGGTCAAAGAGGCCAAGCGGACCTACACCCTCTTCATCGCGGCTGGCGACCTGGCAACGATCATTGCTGGCCCCCTCGTCCTCTATTATGTAGGACGCTTCACAGGGGGAGACTTTGCAAGAACCCTGCAGACCCTGATCTCCTACATCCTAGCAGCGGGAGGATTGATCCTCGTTACCTACTGGTGGATGAACAAGTATGTCTTAAGCGATAAACGGTACTACGACCCTGCTGTGACCAAGCAAAGCCTCAATGCCAAGACCAAACTCACCCTCCGCAAGAGTATCAAACATATCTTCTCATCAAAGTATCTTTTGTGCATTGCAGTGCTCGTGATTGGGTGTGCGCTCACCATTAATATGGTCGAAGTGACCTGGAAAGCCCACCTTAAAGCGCTCTATCCCACCACAGCTGACTACCTCGCCTTCACCTCAAAGGCCACCACAATTGTCGGCGTAGCAGCCCTCTTAACCGTCCTTTTACTCGGAGGAAGCTTCCTCCGACGCTTTGGATGGCATTTTAGCGCTCAGATTGCTCCCATTACCATTGGCGCCACCGGTGCCGTTTTCTTTGTCCTCTCCTACTTCAGAGACTCATTAGGCCCTCTTGCCTCCTTCTTTGGAACCACCCCACTCATGATCCTTGTCCTCGTGGGCGCTTTCCAAAGTATTACCAGCAAAGTGGTCAAATACTCCTTCTTTGACTCTACCAAAGAGATGGCCTACATCCCCCTAGATCCAGAATCCAAGGTGAAGGGAAAAGCGGCGATCGACATGGTGGGATCCCGCCTCGGTAAATCGAGCTCCTCATGGCTCCAGGTCGGGCTGATGAGTGTCATGGGAACGGGATCGGTCCTTTTAATTACCCCCTACCTCATCCCCATTGTTCTCGGAATGTCCCTCTATTGGAGCTATTCGGCTCGCTACCTCAGCAAAGAGCTCTCCGCCAAGGAAGAGGCCCTCGCAGACACCCCCTCCTCCCAAGAAGAGGAAACCCCCGCTCCCGCCTAA
- a CDS encoding ABC transporter ATP-binding protein, which produces MKELLEVENLHTSFSSLSKKIAAVRGVSFKLKEGETVGIVGESGCGKSVMARSLTRLLPSVSAKVEKGSVFYHGENLLLKSERELRKVRGKEIGMIFQDPMTSLNPTMRIIDQITEGYALHHPEKSKEEVAARALALLEKVGISDARTRLRQYPHELSGGMRQRVMIAIAMISSPNILIADEPTTALDVTIQAQILDLLKEIQQKEKMSILLITHDFSIIAGFCDRVVVMYAGEVVESAPVDELFSAPKHPYTRRLLNSIPRLDLPSKKQLYSIHGSPPDLSHKIKGCSFAKRCPHAMHICNDGKPKAVQVGEEHTTSCWLFDPRIERKRRLT; this is translated from the coding sequence ATGAAAGAGCTATTAGAAGTGGAGAATCTCCACACCTCCTTTTCTTCCCTTTCTAAGAAAATCGCTGCCGTTCGAGGGGTGAGCTTTAAGCTCAAAGAGGGAGAAACGGTGGGCATTGTGGGAGAGTCGGGATGTGGAAAGTCGGTCATGGCAAGGAGTCTGACCCGCCTCCTCCCTTCGGTTTCTGCCAAGGTTGAGAAAGGGTCTGTCTTCTATCATGGGGAAAATCTCCTCTTAAAAAGTGAAAGGGAGCTCCGGAAAGTCCGAGGGAAAGAGATCGGAATGATTTTCCAAGACCCCATGACCTCTTTAAACCCCACGATGCGGATCATTGACCAGATCACCGAGGGATATGCCCTCCACCACCCTGAAAAGAGCAAAGAAGAGGTGGCAGCGCGCGCCCTGGCCCTCCTTGAAAAGGTGGGGATCTCCGATGCCCGCACCCGACTCCGCCAATACCCCCATGAGCTGAGCGGCGGTATGCGGCAACGGGTGATGATCGCCATTGCGATGATCTCCTCCCCTAATATCCTTATTGCCGATGAACCCACAACCGCCCTTGATGTCACCATCCAAGCACAAATTCTCGATCTTTTAAAAGAGATCCAACAAAAAGAGAAGATGAGCATCCTCCTCATCACCCACGACTTTAGCATCATCGCCGGCTTTTGCGACCGAGTGGTGGTGATGTATGCCGGAGAAGTGGTTGAAAGTGCCCCTGTTGATGAGCTTTTTAGCGCTCCCAAACACCCCTACACCCGCCGCCTCCTCAACTCAATTCCCCGCCTCGACCTCCCTTCAAAAAAGCAGCTCTATTCGATCCATGGATCCCCTCCCGACCTCTCCCATAAAATTAAAGGGTGCTCCTTTGCCAAAAGGTGTCCCCATGCGATGCACATTTGCAATGATGGAAAACCCAAAGCGGTTCAGGTGGGGGAGGAACATACGACCTCTTGCTGGCTTTTTGACCCCCGCATCGAAAGAAAAAGGAGACTCACATGA
- a CDS encoding adenylate/guanylate cyclase domain-containing protein: MSTLLALFIIYGEASRLIFQEIRSTVLSLTTISEELIHPQAVEDYIKSQGDSEREALKQELLRIQSDSHRSDIYAEHVYLIKKDASGAYYYLFGDRYSLGTPYSSGEVIPAEITVPFVTSHIHSNEWGSWLSGYAPIRGEDGKVMALLGLDVRTKEIYVELERLFFYGLIAFAISILVAAAFAYFLSKLVSSSLGTLCDTVQAIGNGDFSCRSHLHTQDEFNELSMAINTMAKGLEERERLKSGFARYVSQYALDELLKLDQPITLKGERRKVTLLFSDIRHFTSMAEELPPEEVLKMLNEYFEEMIEVVFSYGGTLDKFIGDGMMVEFGAPMDDKLQELHAVLAAIQMQLRLEELSANWEKEGRRSLEMGIGIHTGLAVLGNIGSEKRMEYTAIGDAVNVASRLERYTKKADKSIIVSKSVYDKVEKHFVFEPLKEIEISGRRESIEAYALDPHQQKDLRQLELIIEQHRLPED, encoded by the coding sequence ATGAGCACTTTGCTCGCCCTCTTCATTATCTATGGAGAGGCCTCCCGCCTTATTTTTCAAGAGATTCGGAGCACTGTTCTTTCCCTCACGACCATTTCTGAAGAGCTGATTCATCCCCAAGCGGTTGAAGATTATATCAAAAGTCAAGGAGATTCTGAGCGAGAGGCACTTAAACAAGAGCTTCTCCGCATTCAAAGTGATAGCCATCGCTCTGACATCTATGCCGAGCATGTCTACCTGATTAAAAAAGACGCTTCAGGGGCCTATTATTACCTTTTTGGAGATCGCTACTCTTTGGGGACTCCCTACTCTTCAGGGGAGGTCATTCCTGCAGAGATCACTGTCCCCTTTGTCACCTCCCATATCCACTCTAACGAGTGGGGAAGCTGGCTTTCTGGTTATGCTCCCATTCGGGGAGAAGATGGAAAGGTGATGGCCCTTTTAGGACTCGATGTCCGGACCAAAGAGATCTATGTGGAGCTCGAGCGTCTTTTCTTCTATGGGCTCATTGCCTTTGCCATTTCGATCCTTGTGGCAGCTGCTTTTGCCTACTTTTTATCGAAGCTTGTCTCCTCCTCCCTTGGGACCCTTTGCGACACCGTTCAGGCGATTGGAAATGGGGACTTTTCATGCCGCTCCCACCTCCACACCCAAGATGAGTTTAACGAACTGTCGATGGCGATCAATACGATGGCAAAAGGGCTGGAAGAAAGAGAGAGGCTAAAGTCGGGATTTGCCCGCTACGTTTCCCAATATGCCCTTGATGAGCTTCTTAAGCTTGATCAGCCGATTACCCTTAAAGGAGAGCGGAGGAAAGTGACCCTTCTCTTCTCTGACATCCGCCACTTTACCAGCATGGCTGAGGAGCTCCCTCCCGAAGAGGTCTTGAAGATGCTCAACGAGTACTTTGAAGAGATGATCGAGGTGGTCTTTAGCTATGGGGGAACCCTCGACAAGTTTATCGGTGATGGGATGATGGTCGAGTTTGGAGCGCCGATGGATGATAAACTCCAAGAGCTCCATGCTGTCCTTGCCGCGATTCAGATGCAGCTGCGTCTTGAAGAGCTCAGTGCCAATTGGGAAAAAGAGGGGCGGCGCTCCCTTGAAATGGGAATTGGGATCCATACCGGCCTGGCTGTCTTGGGAAATATTGGCTCCGAAAAGCGGATGGAGTATACCGCTATTGGGGATGCCGTGAACGTTGCTTCCCGTCTTGAGCGGTACACCAAAAAGGCCGATAAATCGATCATTGTCTCGAAAAGCGTTTACGATAAGGTCGAAAAGCACTTTGTCTTTGAGCCTCTCAAAGAAATTGAGATTTCGGGGCGGCGGGAGAGTATTGAGGCTTACGCTCTCGATCCCCATCAGCAAAAAGATCTCCGTCAGCTTGAACTCATCATCGAGCAACACCGCCTCCCTGAGGATTAA
- a CDS encoding YkgJ family cysteine cluster protein — protein MELEDLLEGAGEATEPPPPPPGGIPKQWLPGWIRWSTKWIALPFVLIDLFMQKMARKLVRPPFKQEGACKRRGNCCHYVMIRYSKNLIGRLFFLWYTQFHGFYPRMKKPQIYLGKKMYVMGCRYLQKDGSCGQYRFRPLVCRQWPVIEHFGYPHILKGCGYRSNPPYPAESDDELEGNPLLKIIK, from the coding sequence ATGGAACTTGAAGACCTTTTAGAGGGGGCAGGGGAGGCAACCGAGCCGCCCCCACCCCCACCTGGAGGGATCCCCAAACAGTGGCTTCCTGGTTGGATCCGGTGGTCGACGAAGTGGATTGCCCTCCCTTTCGTCCTCATAGACCTTTTTATGCAAAAAATGGCTCGAAAACTGGTCCGCCCCCCTTTTAAGCAAGAAGGGGCCTGCAAGAGGCGGGGAAATTGCTGCCATTATGTGATGATCCGTTATTCTAAAAATTTAATTGGACGCCTTTTCTTCCTCTGGTACACCCAATTTCATGGCTTTTACCCCCGGATGAAAAAGCCTCAAATCTACCTTGGTAAAAAAATGTATGTCATGGGGTGCCGCTACCTCCAAAAAGATGGGAGCTGTGGCCAGTACCGCTTCCGCCCCCTCGTTTGCCGCCAGTGGCCCGTCATTGAGCACTTTGGCTACCCCCATATCCTCAAGGGGTGTGGCTACCGCTCGAATCCTCCCTATCCAGCTGAGAGCGATGATGAGCTCGAAGGAAACCCGCTTTTAAAAATAATTAAATAA
- a CDS encoding ABC transporter permease yields MNYQYLVRKLLLLVVSLFLVATITFFLMQAAPGDPFMQEQAVPEEIMKSMYAHYGLDQPWYVQYLKYLKGLITWDLGPSFKYEGRTVNDIIREGFPVSLILGIQAIAISLFSGVILGTIAAVKRSRWQDFMAMVIAVIGISVPNFIMATFLQYIFAMKFDLFPVARWGSLAHSILPAFSLAALPTAFIARLTRTNVVEVLEQDYIQTARSKGLCTRKVVTKHVLKNSLLPVITYLAPLCSTILTGSFIVEKIFGIPGLGGWFVTSITNRDYTVIMGVTVFYSALLMLCILVVDILYTFLDPRIKFTKPKLAAE; encoded by the coding sequence ATGAATTATCAATACCTTGTTAGAAAACTGTTGCTACTCGTTGTCTCTTTATTTCTTGTGGCAACGATTACCTTTTTCCTGATGCAAGCCGCTCCAGGCGACCCTTTCATGCAGGAGCAGGCGGTCCCCGAGGAGATCATGAAAAGCATGTATGCTCACTATGGCCTGGATCAACCTTGGTATGTTCAATATTTGAAGTATCTAAAGGGACTGATAACATGGGATTTAGGCCCCTCCTTTAAGTATGAAGGGCGGACGGTCAACGATATTATCCGTGAAGGATTCCCCGTCTCTTTAATACTTGGCATTCAAGCGATTGCCATCTCTTTGTTTTCGGGAGTTATTTTAGGGACGATCGCTGCTGTCAAACGGTCTCGCTGGCAAGATTTTATGGCGATGGTCATTGCCGTCATCGGCATTTCGGTTCCCAACTTCATCATGGCAACCTTCCTCCAATACATTTTTGCGATGAAATTCGACCTGTTCCCCGTCGCCAGATGGGGCAGCCTCGCCCACTCGATCCTCCCCGCTTTTTCTCTAGCGGCTCTCCCCACCGCTTTTATTGCAAGGCTGACCCGGACCAACGTGGTGGAGGTCTTGGAGCAAGACTATATCCAAACGGCCCGCTCTAAAGGGCTCTGCACACGAAAAGTGGTCACCAAACATGTCCTGAAAAATAGCCTCCTCCCTGTCATCACCTACCTGGCTCCCTTGTGTAGCACCATCTTAACGGGAAGCTTTATCGTTGAAAAGATTTTTGGCATTCCGGGGCTCGGAGGCTGGTTTGTGACCAGCATTACCAACAGAGACTACACCGTCATCATGGGGGTAACCGTCTTTTATAGCGCCCTTTTGATGCTCTGCATTTTAGTTGTCGATATCCTCTACACCTTCCTCGATCCTCGCATTAAATTTACAAAACCTAAACTGGCGGCCGAATGA
- a CDS encoding ABC transporter ATP-binding protein: MTLLEVKNLKKHFPYKGKVLRAVDGVSFAIEERETLGLVGESGCGKTALARALMRLYEPTSGDILFQGESILNYRGKAIKTLRHNMQYIFQDPFASLNPRMTAGEIIAEPLNIHNVLNPRDREQRVQELLRIVGLRPEYISRFPHEFSGGQRQRIGIARSLALNPRLIVCDEPIAALDVSIQAQIVNLLKHLQEEMGLTYLFISHDLAMVKYLSTRVAVMYLGHLMELAPSIELYERPLHPYTQGLLSAIPIPDPIIEKKRSRILLTGDVPSPVNPPKGCVFCTRCPLAKKECHEKRPPLREVAPGHKVACHLV; the protein is encoded by the coding sequence ATGACCCTCCTTGAAGTGAAAAACCTGAAAAAACATTTCCCCTACAAGGGGAAAGTCCTCCGCGCCGTTGATGGGGTCTCTTTCGCCATCGAAGAGAGGGAAACCCTCGGCCTTGTCGGAGAAAGTGGCTGCGGCAAAACCGCCCTTGCCCGGGCTCTGATGCGCCTTTACGAACCGACCAGTGGAGATATCCTTTTCCAAGGAGAGAGCATCCTAAACTATAGGGGAAAAGCGATCAAAACGCTCCGTCACAATATGCAATACATCTTCCAGGACCCCTTTGCATCTCTCAACCCCCGGATGACAGCTGGGGAGATCATCGCCGAGCCCCTGAATATCCACAACGTTCTCAACCCCCGCGATCGAGAACAAAGGGTTCAAGAGCTCCTTCGAATCGTCGGGCTTCGTCCCGAATATATCAGCCGCTTTCCCCATGAGTTTAGTGGAGGGCAGCGGCAACGGATTGGGATTGCCCGCTCCCTTGCTCTAAACCCCCGCCTCATCGTCTGCGACGAGCCGATTGCCGCCCTCGACGTTTCCATCCAAGCCCAAATCGTCAACCTCTTAAAACATCTCCAAGAAGAGATGGGGCTCACCTACCTCTTTATCTCTCACGACCTCGCGATGGTCAAATACCTTTCAACACGCGTGGCGGTGATGTATCTCGGCCACCTCATGGAGCTGGCCCCGAGCATTGAGCTCTATGAACGACCTCTCCACCCCTATACGCAAGGGCTCCTTTCTGCCATCCCGATCCCCGACCCGATCATCGAAAAAAAGCGGAGCCGGATCCTCCTCACCGGCGATGTCCCCAGCCCTGTCAACCCTCCCAAGGGGTGCGTTTTCTGCACCCGCTGCCCCCTTGCTAAAAAGGAGTGCCATGAAAAGCGCCCCCCGCTGCGGGAGGTTGCCCCGGGCCACAAAGTCGCTTGCCACCTTGTCTAA
- a CDS encoding ATP-binding protein, whose amino-acid sequence MKKLPIGIQNIREILEENQVYIDKTLFAKELIETGKYYFISRPRRFGKSLFLNTLKEILAGNRELFKRCKIYKSDYNWQTYPVVYLDFSKIANSTPDELKTALKIRLEIIAKEHEISIITTDLQVALDTLIVGLSNKYNSKIAVLIDEYDKPIIDHLKNLDTAKQNRDTLKGFFGTLKGLDAQLRFIFVTGISKFSQVSLFSSLNNLNDITMDPKYAELMGYTEGEIKSSFAEHIEPIIAERPETSKEEILKEIQVWYNGYRFSEKELFVYNPFSTLKYMQGKQPKAYWYSTGTPSFLVHQLKTYPKSILSLDGTTAREDELMDISSLEHIDLKALMYQAGYFTIQDYNTVSKRYYLGLPNEEVRTAFMNSLVRHFTDNIDVRSSEKFVKALEKYEVDILFEHIKVGLASFAYQVFAGAKERTYQAMLLSMLYGMGFDPLSERSINTGRIDVVLEMAKASYILELKLDNTADAALKQIHQKEYFKPYLHKGKEVVIVGANFSSEERNVSEWKGELLSESGEVIRRLSSEEVIALS is encoded by the coding sequence ATGAAAAAGCTACCCATCGGCATCCAAAACATTCGCGAAATTCTTGAAGAGAATCAGGTCTATATTGATAAGACACTATTTGCAAAAGAGCTTATAGAGACAGGCAAGTACTATTTTATATCTCGTCCTCGTCGATTTGGTAAATCTCTATTTTTAAATACATTAAAAGAGATTCTAGCTGGCAACAGAGAACTTTTCAAAAGGTGTAAAATTTATAAAAGTGATTACAACTGGCAAACATACCCTGTTGTCTACTTAGATTTCTCAAAAATTGCAAACAGTACTCCCGATGAGCTTAAAACTGCCTTAAAAATAAGATTAGAAATTATTGCTAAAGAACATGAGATCTCTATTATTACAACGGACCTTCAAGTTGCTTTAGATACCTTGATTGTTGGACTATCAAATAAGTATAACAGTAAGATAGCAGTACTCATTGATGAGTATGACAAGCCTATTATCGATCATCTCAAAAACCTGGATACTGCTAAGCAAAATAGAGACACCTTGAAGGGGTTTTTCGGAACCCTAAAAGGGTTGGATGCCCAGCTCCGTTTTATATTTGTTACTGGTATTAGCAAGTTTTCTCAGGTTTCCCTTTTCTCATCACTTAACAACTTGAATGACATCACAATGGACCCTAAATATGCGGAGTTGATGGGCTATACAGAAGGAGAAATTAAAAGCTCCTTTGCTGAACATATTGAACCAATCATAGCTGAGCGTCCCGAAACATCAAAAGAAGAGATCTTAAAAGAGATTCAAGTTTGGTACAATGGCTATCGATTTTCTGAGAAAGAGCTTTTTGTTTACAACCCTTTTTCAACTCTTAAATATATGCAAGGTAAGCAACCTAAAGCCTATTGGTACAGTACAGGAACCCCCTCATTTCTGGTTCACCAACTCAAAACCTATCCTAAATCGATACTCTCGCTAGATGGTACAACAGCAAGAGAAGATGAGCTCATGGATATCAGCTCTTTAGAACATATCGACCTAAAAGCTCTCATGTACCAAGCAGGATACTTTACGATTCAAGACTATAACACCGTTTCCAAGCGCTACTACTTAGGTCTCCCTAACGAGGAAGTTAGAACTGCTTTTATGAACTCTCTTGTAAGACATTTTACAGATAACATTGACGTAAGATCTTCTGAAAAGTTTGTAAAAGCATTAGAAAAGTACGAAGTGGACATCCTTTTTGAACATATAAAGGTGGGACTTGCTAGCTTTGCCTACCAAGTATTTGCAGGGGCTAAAGAGCGAACCTATCAGGCAATGCTTCTATCAATGCTCTACGGCATGGGGTTTGACCCCTTATCGGAACGGTCCATAAATACAGGACGTATCGATGTTGTCTTAGAAATGGCAAAAGCCTCTTATATATTAGAGCTTAAGCTAGATAATACGGCCGATGCTGCCCTTAAACAGATTCACCAAAAAGAGTATTTTAAGCCCTATCTTCATAAAGGAAAGGAAGTCGTCATCGTAGGGGCAAACTTCTCCTCTGAGGAGCGAAATGTCTCCGAATGGAAAGGAGAGCTCCTTTCTGAGTCTGGAGAAGTTATCCGTAGACTTTCTTCAGAAGAGGTTATAGCCCTTTCTTGA
- a CDS encoding superoxide dismutase — MPFNQEELPYDLKALAPFVSEEQMHYHYNKHHAAYFKKLNTLVEGKPESEQDLETVVKNSSGGVFNNAAQAWNHTFFWSCMSPDGGGKPSGDLLNAIERDFGSLDDFMKKFSDAAATLFGSGWAWLASDGGGNLEIMPLSNADTPLKHGKTPVLTLDVWEHAYYIDYRNERPRFIEQFRDVIHWDFAEQCYKGAQ; from the coding sequence ATGCCATTTAATCAAGAAGAACTTCCCTATGATCTAAAAGCACTTGCTCCCTTTGTTTCTGAGGAGCAGATGCACTATCACTACAATAAGCACCACGCTGCTTACTTTAAAAAGCTCAATACCCTTGTAGAGGGAAAACCGGAAAGTGAGCAAGACCTTGAAACCGTTGTCAAAAACTCGAGTGGAGGGGTTTTTAACAATGCGGCCCAAGCTTGGAACCACACCTTTTTCTGGAGCTGCATGTCTCCCGATGGAGGAGGAAAGCCTTCGGGTGATCTTTTAAACGCTATTGAAAGAGACTTTGGAAGCTTAGACGACTTTATGAAGAAATTTTCCGATGCGGCGGCGACCCTTTTTGGCTCAGGATGGGCGTGGCTTGCCAGTGATGGAGGGGGAAACCTTGAAATCATGCCCCTCAGTAATGCCGACACCCCCCTGAAACATGGAAAAACTCCAGTCCTTACCCTCGATGTGTGGGAGCACGCTTACTATATCGATTACCGGAACGAGCGTCCCCGCTTCATCGAGCAGTTCCGCGATGTGATCCATTGGGATTTTGCCGAGCAGTGTTACAAGGGTGCACAATGA